One genomic window of Arachis stenosperma cultivar V10309 chromosome 10, arast.V10309.gnm1.PFL2, whole genome shotgun sequence includes the following:
- the LOC130954810 gene encoding fatty acid amide hydrolase: MVKKLEMLPAKDVDLSSVKYEHEVVKAPHLTGFVFRFFVRILELPLIGPAIMTHLKKDNKIDQLLRHTVIPEGPMFKPEYPPRETEPGVVVLDEDGSPASRVESALKCLPQYDPSKSWEDSSLPFRYWKIRDYAHAYRSGKVTPSMVAERIISVIEENCRIKPPAPLLISFDAAEVRKQAAASTQRFEAGNPLSILDGIFIAIKDDIDLYPHPSKGASTWMHEVRTVKEDAVCVSRLRSCGVIFVGKANMHEFGMGTTGNNPNYGTTRNPHAPDRYTGGSSSGPAAIVASGICSAALGTDGGGSVRIPSSLCGVVGLKSNYGRTSMQGSLCDSGTVEIIGPIASSVEDIMLVYAAMLGASPENRISLRPLPNHILGSLRIGKYTAWFNDVHSTEVSDKCEDALNLLTKAHGCEIIEIVIPELHEMRTAHVVSIGSECLSSINADCEDGKGVKSTYDTRTSMVLFRSFTAADYIAAQRIRRRIMHYHMEIFKKVDIIVTPTTGMTAPKIPPSALQSGETDMQTTAYLMRFIIAGNLLGLPAISVPVGYDKSGLPIGLQVIGRPWAEATILRIASAVERLCGESKKRPLQYHDILRTN, from the exons ATGGTGAAGAAGCTTGAAATGTTGCCGGCGAAGGACGTGGATTTGTCCTCCGTCAAATATGAACATGAAGTTGTCAAAG CTCCGCATTTGACTGGATTCGTGTTTCGATTCTTTGTGAGGATACTTGAACTTCCATTGATAGGTCCTGCTATCATGACTCATTTGAAGAAGGACAACAAAATTGATCAG TTACTGCGGCATACTGTAATACCAGAAGGACCGATGTTTAAACCTGAATATCCACCTCGAG AAACGGAACCTGGTGTTGTAGTCCTTGATGAAGATGGGAGCCCTGCAAGCCGAGTAGAGTCTGCCTTGAAGTGTCTGCCACAGTATGATCCTTCTAAATCCTGGGAAGATTCATCCTTACCCTTTCGGTACTGGAAGATACGAGACTATGCTCATGCCTATCGATCTGGAAAAGTAACCCCGTCTATG GTTGCTGAGCGCATCATCTCAGTTATAGAGGAGAATTGCAGAATTAAGCCACCAGCGCCACTTTTGATATCGTTTGATGCTGCAGAAGTCCGGAAGCAGGCAGCAGCATCTACTCAGAGGTTCGAAGCAG GAAATCCGTTATCAATATTAGATGGAATTTTCATCGCGATCAAAGATGATATAGACTTGTATCCCCATCCATCTAAGG GTGCAAGTACGTGGATGCATGAGGTACGTACTGTAAAGGAGGATGCTGTCTGTGTTTCAAGGCTGCGTAGCTGTGGTGTCATTTTTGTTGGGAAGGCAAATATGCATGAGTTTGGAATGGGTACAACTGGAAATAATCCTAACTACGG AACTACAAGAAATCCTCATGCACCTGATAGGTATACTGGTGGATCTTCTTCTGGTCCAGCTGCAATTGTGGCATCTGGAATATGTTCTGCTGCACTGGGAACTGATGGTGGAG GTTCTGTTCGTATTCCTTCTTCCCTTTGTGGTGTGGTGGGACTGAAATCAAATTATGGGCGAACAAGCATGCAGGG GTCATTATGTGATAGTGGAACGGTAGAAATTATTGGACCGATTGCTTCATCAGTAGAGGATATCATGCTAGT GTATGCGGCAATGTTGGGTGCATCACCAGAAAATAGAATCAGCTTG AGACCACTGCCAAATCATATTTTGGGATCATTAAGAATAGGGAAGTATACAgcg TGGTTTAATGATGTTCATTCGACTGAAGTATCCGACAAATGTGAGGATGCTCTGAATCTGTTGACAAAGGCGCATGGTTGTGAA ATAATAGAGATTGTTATACCAGAGCTTCATGAGATGCGAACTGCCCATGTTGTTTCCATTGGCTCGGAATGCTTGTCTTCAATAAATGCTGATTGTGAAGACGG GAAAGGGGTAAAATCAACATATGATACACGGACTAGTATGGTACTTTTTCGGTCGTTTACAGCAGCAGATTATATTGCAGCCCAACGTATTAG ACGAAGGATTATGCATTATCACATGGAAATTTTCAAGAAGGTGGATATCATAGTGACACCAACAACTGG CATGACAGCACCCAAGATCCCTCCTAGTGCTCTGCAAAGTGGTGAGACAGATATGCAGACAACAG CTTACCTTATGCGATTCATTATAGCGGGGAATCTTCTGGGACTCCCTGCTATTAGTGTCCCG GTTGGTTACGATAAATCAGGACTTCCAATAGGTTTGCAGGTGATAGGCCGACCGTGGGCGGAAGCTACAATTCTGCGTATAGCATCTGCAGTGGAG AGACTCTGTGGTGAGTCAAAGAAAAGGCCACTGCAATATCATGACATTCTGAGGACAAACTGA